A single genomic interval of Pyrobaculum arsenaticum DSM 13514 harbors:
- a CDS encoding metal-sulfur cluster assembly factor — protein sequence MSLDAVVKALREVYDPEIPINIYDLGLIRDIKIENGRVKVKMLFTSGQMCPVAEMMAVQVKYAIKRALPDCQVDVEVDLNTQWTPAFATAEGRRALEEIFGKEYVEGLMKRKFVVKISRDVPFDPIAYMRERVEARYRVFKEWLERTKI from the coding sequence ATGAGCCTCGACGCGGTGGTAAAGGCCCTTAGGGAGGTGTATGATCCAGAGATACCAATAAATATATATGATCTAGGGCTTATACGCGATATTAAAATAGAAAACGGCAGGGTTAAAGTCAAAATGCTTTTCACATCAGGTCAAATGTGCCCCGTGGCTGAAATGATGGCGGTGCAAGTTAAATATGCGATAAAAAGGGCCCTACCGGACTGCCAAGTGGATGTAGAGGTCGATCTCAATACCCAATGGACCCCCGCCTTCGCCACAGCCGAGGGGAGGAGGGCCTTGGAGGAGATTTTCGGGAAGGAATACGTCGAGGGGCTTATGAAGAGAAAATTCGTGGTGAAAATTTCCAGAGATGTCCCGTTCGATCCAATTGCGTATATGCGCGAAAGGGTCGAGGCGCGTTACCGTGTTTTTAAAGAGTGGCTAGAACGCACTAAAATCTAA
- a CDS encoding aromatic/alkene monooxygenase hydroxylase subunit beta produces MSWDEVYKRIFAKASMTEKFFRDREYAGYKRTWITWPMLERKIGRRRPSEYQVVSYALSYWSPDPNSPTYRYLGAPFELSPTHHIQKWYIYFRDKSPLVKAVVEAGGWHDYSDPHEIVYWKYNAMMDEEETVVDGLLEQIVKTKHDTMLSEDMLKFYRDYYDPLRFIWHALQMHCAYLGQMAPTSTVINIFTFMAMDYLRRAQRVAQRIKMLDIVYPGYGFGAYGRQKWEEDPAYQPLRQAVEQMLVAYDYTEALVSFALAIKPAADIALLEYYGRLADLNGDKYLYQIHLSFLKDSQRHQDQLVALFKYAFERAPSTKDIVRSQLGRWRNAAEASVRGLRPVFESMPVKIPVDEVVDSVKAKFRELDSAIGL; encoded by the coding sequence ATGAGCTGGGACGAGGTGTATAAAAGGATATTCGCCAAGGCGTCGATGACCGAGAAGTTCTTTAGAGATAGGGAATACGCCGGCTATAAGAGAACTTGGATTACCTGGCCGATGTTGGAGAGGAAAATCGGGAGGAGGAGGCCGTCTGAGTATCAAGTCGTCTCCTACGCGCTGTCTTACTGGTCTCCCGATCCAAACTCGCCCACATACCGCTACCTCGGAGCGCCCTTTGAGCTAAGCCCCACTCACCACATCCAGAAGTGGTATATATACTTCAGAGATAAATCGCCGTTAGTCAAGGCGGTCGTCGAGGCGGGAGGGTGGCATGACTACAGCGATCCGCACGAAATTGTGTATTGGAAGTATAATGCTATGATGGACGAAGAGGAGACCGTTGTGGACGGGCTGTTGGAACAGATAGTTAAGACTAAACACGACACGATGCTGTCAGAGGACATGCTTAAATTCTACAGGGATTACTACGACCCGCTGAGGTTTATTTGGCACGCCCTTCAGATGCACTGCGCATATCTGGGCCAGATGGCCCCCACCAGCACTGTGATTAACATATTCACCTTCATGGCCATGGACTACCTCAGGAGGGCGCAGAGAGTGGCGCAGAGGATAAAGATGTTAGACATCGTCTACCCTGGATACGGCTTCGGCGCCTATGGGAGGCAGAAATGGGAGGAGGATCCCGCCTATCAGCCCCTTAGGCAAGCCGTGGAACAGATGTTAGTGGCATACGACTACACAGAGGCGTTGGTCTCATTCGCCCTAGCTATAAAGCCGGCTGCCGACATTGCCCTTTTAGAATATTACGGCAGACTCGCAGATCTCAACGGCGATAAATACCTCTACCAGATACATCTATCCTTCTTAAAGGACTCCCAGAGGCATCAAGATCAGCTGGTCGCCCTCTTTAAATACGCCTTTGAGAGGGCGCCTTCAACAAAAGACATAGTGAGATCTCAATTAGGGCGTTGGAGAAATGCCGCGGAGGCCTCCGTGCGGGGGCTAAGGCCTGTTTTTGAGTCTATGCCAGTGAAAATACCAGTGGACGAGGTAGTAGATAGCGTAAAGGCGAAATTCCGCGAGCTAGATTCGGCGATAGGGCTATGA
- a CDS encoding MmoB/DmpM family protein: MSIALAEWAPELEKYLIDDSKIPKDVVGPVFMKTELAIYAVEAIARDNPDTFVGILDRGLYVRVVGNRRLVLNSSTLVELAGRPVRFPGEVEVIMSAFAGKIRVTGERIEWYLEL; encoded by the coding sequence ATGAGCATCGCACTAGCTGAGTGGGCGCCCGAGCTGGAGAAATATCTTATTGACGACAGTAAAATACCGAAAGACGTGGTAGGCCCGGTGTTTATGAAGACGGAGCTGGCGATATACGCCGTGGAGGCCATAGCGAGGGATAACCCGGACACGTTCGTAGGGATACTGGACAGAGGGCTGTACGTCAGAGTAGTAGGCAATAGGAGGCTTGTGCTTAACAGCTCTACTCTTGTGGAACTGGCCGGGAGGCCCGTGAGATTTCCGGGCGAGGTGGAGGTGATTATGTCGGCCTTCGCGGGCAAAATAAGAGTCACAGGCGAGAGGATTGAGTGGTATTTAGAGCTATGA
- a CDS encoding Rieske (2Fe-2S) protein produces MTVTVTYKGQWVAVCNIDDLIEGEASVFKVGGYEVYVVPIDGEIHVYYGRCPHAFGELAPSDFDGSKIVCNVHQWEFDPKTGASINPKGAKLFRLESEVRDGVLYVKVPQMPVVEFKEKYFKMYECL; encoded by the coding sequence ATGACCGTGACCGTTACCTATAAAGGCCAGTGGGTCGCCGTGTGTAATATAGACGATCTTATCGAGGGCGAGGCGAGCGTATTTAAGGTCGGCGGCTACGAGGTTTACGTCGTCCCGATAGACGGGGAGATCCACGTGTATTACGGCAGATGCCCGCACGCATTCGGCGAGCTCGCCCCGTCGGATTTCGACGGGTCTAAGATCGTGTGTAATGTGCACCAGTGGGAATTCGACCCGAAGACTGGCGCCAGTATAAACCCCAAGGGAGCCAAGCTGTTCAGATTAGAAAGCGAGGTCAGAGACGGAGTTCTGTACGTGAAAGTCCCCCAAATGCCCGTGGTGGAGTTTAAAGAGAAGTACTTCAAGATGTACGAGTGCCTATGA
- a CDS encoding YHS domain-containing protein translates to MDKPKPLGSNPEEVKSELARRAELISTRLKRTIEFANKLGKRGRQLKEAVEYYIAKSFWLNWRTIAALTGPSMDYLTPLDSRIMSFREFITEWVGAQFKRQLEDYGIELPWYWKYWEEETKWWHHSFELGIYLWRRTLNIHNRGPTPEERKWLEEKYPGWEENFGRYWDLYAKNYIEGRPPLPKTAPLLCNMCQVPLISIKPGRHVVIYQKEINGRIYNFCSPVCMWIFEQEVERYKGHMTYVDRMAAMKIKLSPEALTNIERLWDEIIWNMGFTEAGEAGLDPTNGAWALLYKEKDPEYQKRIAKWMEA, encoded by the coding sequence ATGGATAAACCAAAACCCCTGGGGAGCAACCCAGAGGAGGTCAAAAGCGAATTGGCTAGACGCGCAGAGCTTATTTCAACGCGGCTGAAGAGAACTATTGAATTCGCTAATAAGTTAGGGAAACGTGGAAGGCAGTTAAAAGAGGCGGTTGAATATTATATTGCTAAATCCTTCTGGCTTAACTGGAGGACTATCGCGGCGTTAACAGGCCCCTCAATGGACTACCTTACGCCGCTAGACAGTAGGATTATGTCGTTTAGAGAGTTCATAACTGAGTGGGTAGGGGCGCAGTTTAAGAGACAGCTTGAGGATTACGGAATTGAGCTACCTTGGTATTGGAAGTACTGGGAGGAGGAGACAAAGTGGTGGCATCACTCCTTCGAGCTGGGGATATACCTCTGGCGGAGAACCCTCAATATACACAACAGAGGGCCCACCCCCGAGGAGAGGAAATGGCTGGAGGAGAAATACCCAGGCTGGGAGGAGAATTTTGGACGGTATTGGGATCTCTACGCCAAAAACTACATCGAGGGGAGGCCGCCGTTGCCCAAGACAGCTCCTTTGTTATGTAATATGTGCCAAGTGCCGTTGATAAGCATTAAGCCGGGGAGACATGTGGTTATATATCAAAAGGAGATAAATGGCAGAATATATAACTTCTGCTCGCCGGTTTGTATGTGGATATTTGAACAAGAGGTAGAGAGATACAAGGGCCATATGACCTATGTAGATAGGATGGCCGCCATGAAGATTAAATTAAGCCCTGAGGCTCTTACAAATATAGAAAGGCTTTGGGACGAGATAATCTGGAATATGGGCTTTACTGAGGCTGGGGAGGCCGGGTTGGATCCCACGAACGGCGCCTGGGCTCTGTTGTATAAAGAAAAAGATCCTGAGTATCAGAAAAGAATTGCCAAGTGGATGGAGGCATGA